The Prevotella melaninogenica genome has a segment encoding these proteins:
- a CDS encoding pyridoxal phosphate-dependent aminotransferase produces MPEISVRGLEMPESPIRKLAPLAVAAKKRGIKVYHLNIGQPDLPTPQCGLDALKKIDRKLLEYSPSQGYLSYREKLCDFYEKFNINVTPDDIIITAGGSEAVLYSFMACLNPGDEIIVPEPAYANYMAFAISAGAKIKTIATSIEEGFALPKVEKFEELINEKTRAIMICNPNNPTGYLYTRREMNQIRDLVKKYDLYLFSDEVYREYIYTGSPYISAMHLQGIENNTVLIDSVSKRYSECGIRIGALITKNEEIRKAVMKFCQARLSPPLIGQIVAEASLDAPASYYRDVYDEYVERRKCLIDGLNRIPGVYSPIPMGAFYTVAKLPVDDSDKFCRWCLEEFNYEGETVMMAPASGFYTTLGAGHNQVRIAYVLKREDLQRALIVLQKALEAYPGRVDEG; encoded by the coding sequence ATGCCGGAAATATCAGTTCGTGGACTTGAAATGCCGGAGTCACCTATTAGAAAACTGGCTCCACTTGCTGTTGCAGCAAAGAAACGTGGTATTAAAGTTTACCATTTGAATATCGGTCAACCTGATCTTCCAACACCGCAATGCGGACTGGACGCTCTGAAAAAGATTGATCGTAAACTTTTAGAGTACTCACCATCTCAAGGCTATCTTTCTTATAGGGAAAAACTCTGTGACTTTTATGAGAAGTTCAACATAAACGTCACACCAGACGATATTATCATTACTGCTGGTGGTTCTGAAGCTGTGCTGTATTCTTTTATGGCATGTCTAAATCCTGGAGATGAAATTATCGTTCCAGAGCCTGCGTATGCTAATTACATGGCATTTGCTATATCAGCTGGTGCAAAGATAAAGACGATTGCAACCTCTATAGAAGAGGGATTTGCACTGCCTAAAGTTGAGAAGTTTGAGGAACTTATCAATGAGAAGACGCGTGCTATCATGATATGTAATCCAAACAACCCTACTGGTTATCTGTATACAAGAAGGGAGATGAATCAGATTCGTGACCTCGTTAAGAAGTACGATCTTTATCTCTTCTCTGATGAGGTTTATCGTGAGTATATCTACACAGGGTCGCCTTATATCTCTGCAATGCACTTACAGGGAATAGAGAATAATACGGTTCTTATTGATTCTGTGTCAAAGCGTTACAGTGAGTGTGGTATTCGTATTGGTGCATTGATTACAAAGAATGAAGAGATACGTAAGGCTGTAATGAAGTTCTGTCAGGCACGCCTCTCTCCCCCACTGATTGGTCAGATTGTTGCAGAAGCAAGTCTTGATGCACCTGCTTCTTACTATCGTGATGTCTATGATGAGTATGTGGAGCGTCGTAAATGTCTTATTGACGGACTGAATCGTATTCCAGGTGTTTACTCTCCTATCCCTATGGGCGCTTTCTATACTGTAGCTAAACTCCCTGTTGACGACTCAGATAAGTTCTGTCGTTGGTGTTTGGAGGAATTCAATTATGAAGGTGAGACTGTAATGATGGCACCTGCCAGTGGCTTCTATACAACACTGGGTGCTGGTCATAATCAAGTTCGCATCGCTTATGTACTCAAACGTGAAGATTTACAGCGTGCTTTGATTGTTCTTCAAAAAGCTTTGGAGGCATATCCAGGACGTGTAGATGAAGGGTAA
- a CDS encoding DUF4494 domain-containing protein: MRSRTSTWFETRVRYDKTMEDGQNKKVIEQYVVDVFSFSEAEEFITEEISHYVSGEFDVKAISPAPFGEIFFSDIDTDDKWFKAKLSFITLDEKTDKEKRTSVTYLVQAHSVSGAVKHVDEVMGSTMIDYEIAAITETKIMDVFEHHAGKKNEKPEFEQ, translated from the coding sequence ATGAGAAGTAGAACAAGCACTTGGTTTGAAACACGAGTTAGATATGACAAGACCATGGAAGATGGTCAGAACAAGAAAGTCATTGAACAGTATGTAGTTGATGTATTCAGTTTCTCTGAGGCTGAGGAGTTTATCACAGAGGAAATATCACACTATGTTAGCGGTGAGTTTGACGTAAAAGCCATTTCCCCAGCACCATTCGGTGAGATTTTCTTTAGCGATATTGATACTGATGACAAGTGGTTTAAGGCAAAGCTTTCTTTCATCACATTGGATGAAAAGACAGATAAGGAAAAGCGTACTTCAGTAACTTATCTTGTTCAGGCACATTCTGTAAGCGGTGCTGTTAAGCATGTAGACGAGGTGATGGGTTCTACTATGATTGATTACGAGATTGCAGCTATCACTGAAACAAAGATTATGGACGTCTTTGAACATCATGCTGGAAAGAAGAACGAGAAGCCAGAATTCGAACAATAA
- the hisC gene encoding histidinol-phosphate transaminase: MINLQNLIRTNIRELISCAETKAEENVRDSQHIMLDANENPYNKPFNRYPSDDQKELKEELAKLKGVRTKEIFLSNGSTEAIDMCYRIFCQPKVDNVVAIEPTCELYKHFARLNDIEYRTVLLDEEFLLNATELLKACDKHTKLVWLCSPNTPSSNLLNVEKVEKVLKGFNGIVIIDEAYADFTRLQTFRERLSEFPNMIVLNTFSKAWASAAIRLGVVYAQEAIINIFNKVSSPYRISQLTQEQGLDALRHRYDIDDWIKILLLERKRMILAFESLACCEKVYPSNANFFLAKMKDAQSVYDYLCEKGIHVRNCSNVSLCGSCLRITIGSKAENAEILGILRYYKPTK, from the coding sequence ATGATAAACTTACAAAATCTAATTAGAACAAATATTAGAGAACTCATCTCTTGCGCTGAAACGAAAGCTGAAGAGAATGTAAGGGATTCTCAACATATTATGCTTGATGCTAATGAAAATCCATATAACAAACCTTTTAACCGCTATCCTTCTGACGATCAGAAAGAGTTGAAGGAAGAACTTGCCAAACTAAAAGGTGTTAGAACTAAGGAGATTTTCTTAAGTAATGGCTCTACAGAGGCGATAGATATGTGCTATCGAATCTTTTGTCAGCCAAAGGTTGATAATGTTGTTGCGATAGAACCGACCTGTGAACTATACAAACATTTTGCCAGATTAAATGATATTGAATACCGTACAGTACTTTTGGATGAGGAGTTTCTGTTAAATGCTACAGAACTTCTTAAGGCTTGTGATAAGCATACAAAGTTGGTATGGCTTTGCTCTCCTAATACGCCAAGCAGCAATTTGCTGAATGTTGAAAAAGTTGAGAAGGTATTGAAAGGATTTAATGGTATTGTTATTATTGATGAGGCTTATGCTGATTTCACACGTCTGCAAACCTTTCGAGAGCGTTTATCAGAATTCCCTAATATGATAGTACTCAACACTTTCTCTAAGGCATGGGCAAGTGCTGCTATCCGTTTAGGTGTGGTTTATGCACAAGAAGCTATTATAAACATCTTCAACAAAGTGAGTAGTCCTTACCGTATCAGCCAACTGACACAAGAGCAAGGGCTTGATGCGCTTAGGCATCGCTATGATATCGATGATTGGATAAAGATACTCTTATTAGAGCGTAAGCGTATGATTCTTGCCTTTGAGAGTTTAGCTTGTTGTGAGAAAGTCTATCCATCGAATGCCAATTTCTTCTTAGCAAAGATGAAAGATGCACAAAGTGTGTATGATTATCTGTGTGAAAAAGGTATTCATGTTAGGAATTGTTCTAATGTTTCGTTATGCGGTAGTTGCTTACGAATAACAATTGGTTCCAAGGCTGAAAACGCCGAAATCCTTGGAATACTTAGATATTATAAGCCAACAAAATAG
- a CDS encoding BamA/TamA family outer membrane protein: MLFPKSHRFLTPLLIVMTTLVVIACSSDKFVPDGQYLLDKVELRSDRKDVNSSLLMQYVRQKGNSRWFSLFKITLGTYAMAGEDTTKWINRTLRRMGEEPVLYDSVQARLSSEDLTVAMQNMGYMNATVDVEKKVKGKKLTLNYLLHPGNPYIIDRFNYEIEDSVIEKVLAPHLKKDTDRPHQFTVTSLDDERKRLTHILNDSGFYRFHKDFMYYTADSTQGRQHVNVTLHLMKYVENSDAEPTLHPRYVINNVNFIPGDSTGFHLRKGVLEDNTLIEKGKYFSATDLQQTYNNFSRLDAVRYTNINFREVPRYDSLVIGKTFTYTTSSTHYLDADIQVSNNKPNTISFQPEGTNTAGDLGAAAVLSYQNRNLFRGSEHLSLEFRAAFEAIKGLEGYKNSDYEEYSVQAHLQFPRFLAPFISKNFKRKSSAMSEVSVGWNLQNRPEFHRRVFSSAWKYHWSDPVRHLTYDFDLLNLSYVYMPWISETFKHDYLDNATTRNAILRYNYQDLFILRTGFGVNYSGANQAFRARMELAGNLLNGLSGVFNFKKNSEGKRTLFNIAYAQYAKFDFDYTKVLRFDERNSLALHGGLGIAIPYGNSTVLPFEKRYFSGGANSVRGWSVRELGPGKFKGVDGRIDFINQTGDMKLDLNAEYRTHLFWKLDAAAFIDAGNIWTLRDYADQPGGQFSFKSFYNQIAVAYGLGLRLNFDYFILRFDGGMKAINPAYTSTEEHYTLWHPNIKRDFTFHFAVGLPF, translated from the coding sequence ATGCTATTTCCAAAGTCACATAGATTTCTCACACCCCTCCTTATCGTTATGACTACACTTGTAGTTATTGCGTGCTCATCGGATAAATTTGTACCTGATGGGCAATATCTTTTGGATAAGGTAGAGCTACGTTCTGATAGAAAGGACGTTAACTCATCACTTCTGATGCAGTATGTACGTCAAAAAGGTAACTCACGTTGGTTCTCTCTCTTTAAGATTACATTAGGAACTTACGCTATGGCGGGAGAAGATACAACGAAATGGATTAACCGTACACTACGTAGAATGGGAGAGGAACCCGTATTGTATGATTCTGTTCAGGCTCGCCTTTCTTCAGAAGATTTGACGGTTGCTATGCAGAATATGGGGTATATGAATGCAACAGTAGATGTAGAGAAAAAGGTTAAAGGAAAGAAACTGACCCTTAACTATCTACTTCACCCAGGCAATCCTTATATTATTGATCGATTTAACTACGAAATAGAGGATTCAGTTATTGAAAAAGTACTTGCTCCTCACCTCAAAAAAGATACAGATCGACCACATCAGTTTACCGTTACTTCCTTGGATGACGAGCGTAAAAGACTGACACATATCTTGAATGACTCTGGTTTTTACAGATTTCATAAGGACTTCATGTATTATACTGCAGACTCTACGCAAGGCAGACAGCATGTAAACGTGACCTTACACTTAATGAAATACGTTGAGAATAGCGATGCAGAACCAACATTACACCCACGCTATGTCATCAATAACGTCAATTTTATTCCAGGTGATTCAACAGGTTTTCATCTTAGAAAAGGAGTATTGGAAGACAATACACTAATAGAAAAAGGAAAATACTTCTCGGCAACAGACTTACAACAGACTTATAACAACTTCTCTCGGCTTGATGCAGTACGCTATACAAACATCAATTTTAGGGAAGTTCCTCGCTATGATAGTTTGGTGATAGGTAAGACATTTACCTATACAACATCTTCTACGCATTACTTAGATGCAGATATTCAGGTTTCAAACAACAAGCCTAATACAATATCTTTCCAACCAGAAGGAACTAATACAGCTGGAGATTTAGGTGCTGCAGCCGTACTTTCTTATCAAAACAGAAACCTCTTTAGGGGTAGTGAGCATTTAAGTTTAGAGTTCCGAGCTGCCTTTGAGGCTATCAAAGGTCTTGAGGGCTATAAGAATAGTGACTATGAGGAGTATAGTGTACAAGCACATCTACAGTTCCCTCGCTTCTTAGCTCCATTTATCTCAAAGAACTTTAAAAGAAAGAGCAGTGCCATGTCAGAAGTATCTGTGGGCTGGAACCTACAAAACAGACCAGAGTTCCATCGTCGAGTCTTTTCTTCTGCATGGAAATATCATTGGTCAGATCCTGTTCGTCACCTGACCTATGACTTTGATCTCCTTAATCTCAGCTATGTATATATGCCCTGGATTAGTGAGACTTTTAAACATGATTATCTCGACAACGCGACAACACGCAATGCCATTCTTCGATATAACTATCAAGATTTGTTTATTTTACGAACAGGTTTTGGCGTGAATTATAGTGGTGCTAACCAAGCTTTCAGAGCAAGAATGGAATTGGCAGGCAACTTATTGAATGGCTTGAGTGGTGTCTTCAACTTTAAAAAGAATAGCGAAGGAAAACGAACACTGTTTAACATAGCCTATGCACAATATGCAAAGTTCGACTTTGACTATACAAAAGTATTACGATTTGACGAGCGTAACTCCTTAGCCTTACATGGTGGCTTGGGCATTGCGATACCTTACGGCAACAGTACTGTACTTCCATTTGAGAAACGTTATTTCTCTGGTGGTGCCAACTCTGTTCGCGGTTGGAGCGTAAGAGAGTTGGGACCAGGTAAGTTTAAGGGTGTCGATGGCAGAATAGACTTTATCAATCAGACTGGTGATATGAAGCTTGATTTAAATGCAGAGTATCGTACACATCTGTTTTGGAAACTTGATGCAGCAGCCTTCATAGATGCAGGAAACATCTGGACACTGCGTGATTATGCTGACCAACCAGGTGGACAGTTTAGCTTTAAGAGTTTCTATAATCAAATAGCTGTTGCATACGGACTTGGTTTACGACTCAATTTCGATTATTTCATACTTCGATTTGATGGTGGTATGAAAGCCATTAACCCTGCTTATACAAGTACGGAAGAGCATTATACTTTATGGCATCCAAATATAAAACGAGACTTTACCTTCCATTTCGCCGTAGGACTTCCATTTTAG
- a CDS encoding YggS family pyridoxal phosphate-dependent enzyme, translated as MYDVANNLHEVLGNLPDGVKLVAISKFHPNEYLEVAYREGQRIFGESQVQELSRKVETLPKDIEWHFIGHLQTNKVKYIAPYISMVEAVDSLKLLKEINKQAAKYNRVINVLLELHIAEEETKYGFTPDACRELLEGGEWKELKNIHISGLMMMASNVDDRNQIKKEMMLAADLFDELKAKYFADDPEFKERSWGMSHDYDIAVECRSTMVRVGTTIFGPRVY; from the coding sequence ATGTATGATGTAGCAAATAATTTACACGAAGTGCTTGGGAATCTTCCTGATGGTGTGAAGTTGGTTGCCATCAGTAAGTTTCACCCTAACGAATATTTGGAAGTGGCTTATCGTGAAGGGCAGCGTATCTTTGGCGAAAGTCAGGTGCAGGAACTATCACGTAAGGTTGAGACACTCCCAAAGGATATAGAGTGGCACTTTATTGGTCATCTACAGACCAATAAAGTGAAATACATTGCTCCCTATATCTCTATGGTTGAAGCTGTTGACTCTTTGAAGCTTTTAAAGGAGATCAATAAGCAAGCTGCGAAGTACAACCGTGTCATCAACGTTCTTCTTGAACTCCATATTGCAGAAGAGGAAACGAAGTATGGCTTCACTCCTGATGCTTGCCGTGAGCTATTGGAAGGCGGGGAATGGAAGGAACTTAAGAATATACACATCTCAGGTTTAATGATGATGGCATCAAATGTAGATGACCGTAATCAGATTAAAAAGGAGATGATGCTGGCAGCCGACCTCTTTGACGAACTGAAGGCAAAGTATTTTGCTGATGATCCTGAATTCAAAGAGCGTTCATGGGGTATGAGTCATGACTATGATATAGCCGTGGAATGTCGCTCAACAATGGTTCGTGTGGGTACGACTATCTTTGGTCCGCGTGTTTATTAA
- a CDS encoding ABC transporter permease → MNYPLFIARKIYNGGDKTRKVSKPAITIATIGVAIGLAVMIVSVCVVLGFKHTIRDKMVGFGSHITVANFLTLQGSEQYPIAVNDSLIKELKAVPGIKHVQRYAYTQGILKTDNDFLGVMLKGVGPDFDSTFIHNNMVEGSLPHFSATENQQKLVISKTIADKLNLKVGQRLFAYFINDQGVRTRKFTIAGIYETNMKQFDSQICFTDLYTANKLNGWEADQYSGVELLVNDFSQLNNITLRVLNKVKNTTDHYGETYSAENIIDQNPQIFSWLDLMDLNVWIILALMVAVAGVTMISGLLIIILERTQMIGILKALGSRNRQIRHIFLWFATFIIDRGLLIGNLIGFGIIFLQKWTGLIKLDPQTYYVSTVPVEVNLPLIIALNLATLLVCVAVLIAPSYLISRIHPAKSMHYE, encoded by the coding sequence ATGAACTATCCGCTTTTTATTGCTCGTAAAATATATAACGGAGGAGACAAGACACGAAAGGTGTCGAAGCCTGCTATTACTATTGCTACTATTGGTGTAGCAATCGGTTTGGCTGTAATGATAGTGTCTGTATGTGTTGTATTGGGTTTTAAGCATACTATCCGTGATAAGATGGTAGGCTTTGGGAGTCATATAACTGTAGCCAACTTCCTTACATTGCAGGGCTCTGAGCAATATCCAATAGCAGTAAACGATTCACTAATAAAGGAACTCAAGGCGGTACCTGGCATTAAACATGTGCAGCGTTATGCGTATACACAGGGTATTTTAAAGACCGACAATGATTTCTTAGGTGTTATGTTAAAAGGTGTTGGACCAGACTTTGACTCTACTTTTATACATAACAATATGGTGGAAGGAAGTCTCCCCCATTTCTCTGCCACAGAGAATCAACAGAAGTTAGTTATTTCTAAAACGATTGCAGACAAACTTAATCTGAAGGTGGGACAACGTCTTTTTGCCTACTTTATCAACGATCAAGGTGTTCGTACACGTAAGTTTACTATCGCTGGTATCTATGAAACAAATATGAAGCAGTTTGATTCGCAGATTTGTTTTACTGATTTATATACAGCTAACAAGCTAAACGGATGGGAAGCAGACCAATATAGCGGAGTGGAATTACTTGTTAACGACTTCTCACAACTAAATAATATAACTCTTCGCGTACTTAATAAAGTGAAGAATACGACTGACCATTACGGAGAAACTTACTCTGCAGAGAATATTATAGATCAAAATCCGCAGATATTCTCTTGGCTTGATTTAATGGACTTAAACGTATGGATTATTCTTGCACTTATGGTAGCGGTTGCTGGTGTCACGATGATATCAGGTCTATTGATTATCATTCTCGAACGTACCCAGATGATTGGTATCTTAAAGGCACTTGGTTCACGTAATCGTCAGATACGTCATATCTTCCTTTGGTTTGCTACCTTTATTATTGATAGAGGTTTGCTTATAGGTAACCTCATAGGGTTTGGCATTATCTTCTTACAGAAGTGGACTGGACTTATAAAGCTTGATCCACAAACTTATTATGTAAGTACGGTACCAGTAGAAGTCAACCTTCCACTTATCATTGCTCTTAACCTTGCGACATTGTTGGTATGTGTTGCAGTTTTGATTGCACCAAGCTATCTTATAAGTCGCATTCATCCAGCTAAGTCAATGCACTACGAGTAA
- a CDS encoding RNA methyltransferase, with amino-acid sequence MISKNKIKLIRSLETKKGREKVGLFVAEGPKVVNDLLHEGFVADEILEDIEDIKKVSFLQHPQPVLGVFKMPEEDCKVTNDYLSLFNKYIDNQLVLALDGVQDPGNLGTIIRIADWFGIENIFCSHETADCWNPKVVQATMGSIARVKLHYLNLNELIDHLPVDYPIYATLLDGNNIYSQELSRHGMIVMGNEGNGISSQLRTKINRKLLIPNYPPERETAESLNVAIATSIVCAEFRRR; translated from the coding sequence GTGATATCAAAAAATAAGATAAAGCTTATCCGTTCTCTTGAAACGAAAAAAGGTAGAGAGAAAGTAGGATTATTTGTAGCAGAAGGACCCAAAGTTGTCAATGATTTGCTACACGAAGGGTTTGTGGCAGATGAGATTCTGGAAGATATTGAAGATATCAAAAAGGTTTCTTTTCTCCAACATCCACAGCCTGTTTTGGGTGTTTTCAAGATGCCAGAAGAAGATTGTAAAGTAACAAATGATTACTTAAGTCTATTTAATAAATACATTGATAATCAACTTGTATTAGCCCTTGATGGCGTGCAAGACCCAGGTAATCTTGGTACAATCATTCGAATTGCAGATTGGTTTGGTATTGAAAACATTTTCTGCTCGCATGAGACAGCTGACTGCTGGAATCCAAAGGTTGTACAGGCAACGATGGGAAGTATTGCAAGAGTAAAGCTTCATTACTTAAACTTGAATGAGTTGATAGACCATCTCCCTGTTGACTACCCTATCTATGCCACGCTTTTGGATGGTAATAACATCTATAGTCAAGAACTCTCTCGTCACGGAATGATTGTAATGGGAAATGAGGGAAATGGTATATCTTCTCAGCTTAGAACAAAGATTAACCGAAAACTTTTGATTCCAAACTATCCTCCAGAGCGTGAAACGGCAGAGTCTTTGAATGTTGCCATCGCAACATCTATCGTTTGTGCTGAGTTCAGAAGACGATAA
- a CDS encoding DNA methylase, which translates to MSSSRKPSTKTYIAIDLKSFYASVECVERGLDPMTTNLVVADKGRTEKTICLAVSPSLKAHGIPGRARLFEVIQRLREVNEERCLLAGKALTGKSYNAKELKQHPDWAVDYLTAIPRMSHYIKHSAKIYNIYLQYIAPEDIHVYSIDEVFIDATAYLSSYRMTAHELAIKMIRDVLRETGITATAGIGTNMYLCKVAMDIVAKHIPADKDGVRIAELDEQSYREKLWDHHPLTDFWRVGRGIAQRLYSYGIDTMGKIARCSIHQEELLYKLFGVNAELLIDHAWGWESCTMEMVKAYRPEHSSMSSGQVLQEAYSFRKARVVVQEMADAIALDLVEKRCVSDQLVLYVGYDRESLTSPAGKDYTGPVSVDWYGRKVPKSAHGTANLHRFTSSSRLIGKAILALYDEIVDKRLLVRRLNISTNHVISEEQMRQRASKPVELDMFTDYEAVKKEKQIEEAALARERKIQETIINIKNKFGKNSLLRGLNFNEGSTAKERNKQIGGHKA; encoded by the coding sequence ATGTCTTCATCAAGAAAACCATCTACTAAGACTTACATTGCCATAGACCTTAAATCGTTCTATGCCAGTGTGGAATGTGTAGAGCGTGGACTTGACCCAATGACAACCAACTTGGTTGTAGCGGATAAAGGAAGAACAGAAAAGACTATTTGTCTTGCCGTCTCACCATCTCTGAAGGCACACGGAATTCCTGGCCGTGCACGTCTTTTTGAAGTGATACAACGCTTGAGAGAGGTTAATGAGGAACGTTGTCTCTTAGCAGGAAAAGCACTTACAGGAAAATCATACAACGCAAAAGAACTCAAACAACATCCTGATTGGGCTGTTGATTATCTTACGGCAATCCCTCGTATGTCGCATTATATCAAGCATAGCGCAAAGATTTACAATATTTACCTGCAATATATTGCCCCAGAAGACATACATGTTTACTCCATTGATGAGGTCTTTATCGATGCTACAGCTTACCTCTCCAGCTATCGTATGACTGCCCACGAGTTAGCAATAAAGATGATACGTGATGTCTTACGTGAGACTGGTATCACTGCAACAGCAGGCATAGGAACGAATATGTACCTTTGTAAAGTAGCGATGGACATTGTTGCAAAGCACATACCTGCCGACAAAGATGGTGTACGTATTGCCGAATTAGATGAACAAAGCTATCGTGAAAAGCTTTGGGATCATCATCCACTTACAGACTTTTGGCGTGTAGGAAGAGGCATTGCACAGCGTCTTTATTCCTATGGTATTGACACAATGGGTAAGATTGCACGTTGTTCTATCCATCAAGAGGAACTACTTTATAAGCTCTTTGGCGTGAATGCCGAACTACTTATCGACCATGCTTGGGGTTGGGAGTCTTGTACGATGGAGATGGTTAAGGCTTATCGACCGGAGCATAGTTCGATGAGTAGTGGTCAAGTTCTCCAAGAGGCTTATAGTTTTCGTAAGGCAAGAGTTGTCGTACAAGAGATGGCTGATGCCATTGCATTAGACTTAGTTGAGAAACGTTGTGTGTCTGACCAACTTGTTCTGTATGTTGGTTACGACCGTGAAAGCCTTACTTCCCCTGCAGGAAAGGATTATACTGGTCCTGTTTCTGTAGACTGGTACGGACGAAAAGTACCTAAGAGTGCTCACGGCACAGCCAATCTCCACCGCTTTACATCTTCCTCTCGACTGATAGGAAAGGCTATCCTTGCACTTTATGATGAGATTGTTGATAAACGCTTATTGGTTAGAAGATTAAATATATCAACCAATCACGTTATCAGTGAGGAGCAGATGAGACAGCGAGCCTCCAAACCAGTTGAACTTGATATGTTCACAGATTATGAGGCTGTAAAGAAAGAAAAGCAGATTGAAGAAGCAGCATTAGCACGTGAACGAAAGATACAAGAAACCATTATTAATATCAAGAACAAGTTTGGTAAGAACTCTTTGCTTCGTGGTTTAAACTTTAATGAAGGTTCAACGGCAAAGGAACGTAATAAACAGATAGGAGGACATAAAGCATGA
- the tnpC gene encoding IS66 family transposase has translation MIKLNRNINALNLEIRKKDTELINLQERLAKYENPDKNSNNSSTPPSKERIKDEVIRRTRSLRKPSGKKPGGQKGHDGHKLPCSSIPDEIIDEVPNYCTRCGESLSDTERVLDYVTQVISIPELKPVIREIRHYVMVCKNCGERIRTAPRRRSNNVVYDSSVKTLVVYLSVVQFLPYGRIASFLREVFGLTPSEGSLVNWVNEAKRNAQPVIDKIKEYIKSSAVVGFDESGLYCNKRLDWAWIAQTVYYTLLFRANGRGSKVLADKFGDSLERMTAVTDRHSAYFALHFLNHQVCLAHLLRELQYLSELNTEQEWSGKVTNLFREAIHERNTNPNDVIDKVSWIERLDNLLKQNIEGLGKKFITFRKGLVKCRDYIFNFLENPMIPFDNNGSERGIRKLKIKLKNSCAFRSDFGADAFLELHSIVETAKKHDKTPYNAIQALFKV, from the coding sequence ATTATTAAATTGAACCGTAACATAAATGCTCTGAACCTTGAAATTCGCAAGAAAGATACGGAACTTATAAACTTACAGGAACGCTTGGCTAAGTATGAAAATCCTGACAAAAACTCTAATAACAGTAGCACTCCGCCAAGCAAGGAGCGTATAAAGGATGAGGTTATCAGAAGAACGCGAAGCCTCCGTAAGCCAAGTGGTAAGAAGCCGGGAGGACAAAAGGGACATGATGGACACAAGCTGCCTTGCTCTTCCATACCTGACGAGATAATTGATGAGGTACCCAACTATTGTACTCGTTGCGGAGAATCTTTATCAGATACAGAACGTGTGCTTGATTATGTGACGCAGGTTATTTCCATTCCAGAGTTGAAGCCCGTAATCAGGGAAATCCGACACTATGTGATGGTATGCAAGAACTGTGGTGAACGTATTCGGACAGCACCGAGACGGCGGTCAAACAACGTGGTATATGATTCAAGCGTAAAGACCTTAGTGGTTTATCTGAGTGTCGTGCAATTTCTTCCTTACGGTCGTATAGCAAGTTTTTTGCGTGAGGTATTTGGACTCACTCCAAGCGAAGGTTCACTGGTGAACTGGGTAAATGAGGCAAAGAGAAATGCGCAACCTGTGATTGATAAAATTAAAGAATATATCAAGTCATCAGCAGTTGTTGGTTTCGATGAGAGCGGCTTGTACTGTAACAAAAGACTCGACTGGGCATGGATTGCACAGACTGTTTATTACACATTGCTTTTCCGTGCTAATGGAAGAGGGTCGAAGGTATTAGCAGACAAGTTTGGCGATAGCCTGGAACGAATGACTGCCGTTACCGACCGCCATAGCGCATACTTTGCACTCCATTTTCTCAATCACCAGGTTTGTCTTGCACACTTACTCCGCGAACTGCAATATCTCTCAGAGTTGAACACTGAGCAAGAGTGGTCTGGGAAAGTAACCAATCTGTTCCGTGAAGCCATTCACGAGCGGAATACCAATCCGAACGACGTTATAGACAAGGTATCATGGATTGAACGTTTAGACAATCTGCTCAAACAGAATATAGAGGGGCTTGGTAAAAAGTTTATTACGTTCAGAAAAGGCTTGGTCAAATGCAGAGATTACATTTTCAATTTCCTCGAAAATCCGATGATACCATTTGACAATAATGGAAGCGAAAGGGGAATACGCAAGCTAAAAATCAAACTGAAGAACTCCTGTGCTTTTCGTTCAGACTTCGGAGCAGACGCTTTCCTTGAACTTCATTCGATTGTAGAAACAGCTAAGAAGCACGACAAAACTCCATATAATGCGATTCAAGCCTTATTTAAGGTTTGA